A window from Bacillota bacterium encodes these proteins:
- the ispE gene encoding 4-(cytidine 5'-diphospho)-2-C-methyl-D-erythritol kinase: MIRAAGYAKINLYLEVVGLLPDGYHRLESVMQTLALHDLVTVAPAKELSLEWNWADPITQGATWAVGPAMDDLAVEIPTDARNLAWKAAEALREFAGVSAGARISISKAIPAAAGLAGGSADAAATLVALNQLWQLQLPFSQLLELGATLGADVPFCLAGGCQLCTHRGDQLSPLSVTPDWYVLLLKPPLTLATKAVYQTLDQMSETQGELRSVEPMVEALAQRNLTQTGQTVFNRLEAASFALAPTLKQWKGKLGEAARQAVEGEDFALLMSGSGPTLFALFPNQAQAHRAARLLEPELVGELAGGQILVTGLGRRGAGIL; encoded by the coding sequence ATGATCCGGGCTGCGGGATATGCTAAAATTAATCTATATCTAGAGGTTGTGGGGCTTTTGCCCGATGGCTATCATCGGCTGGAGTCGGTGATGCAGACCTTAGCCCTACACGATCTGGTGACCGTCGCCCCAGCGAAGGAGCTTAGTTTGGAGTGGAATTGGGCTGACCCAATCACTCAGGGAGCCACTTGGGCGGTGGGACCAGCCATGGATGATCTGGCGGTGGAGATTCCCACCGATGCTCGGAATTTGGCCTGGAAGGCCGCGGAGGCTCTGCGGGAATTTGCCGGGGTGAGTGCCGGGGCGCGAATTTCGATTAGCAAGGCCATTCCCGCGGCGGCAGGTTTGGCCGGCGGCAGCGCCGATGCCGCGGCGACTTTAGTGGCCTTGAATCAGCTGTGGCAGCTCCAGCTGCCCTTTTCCCAGCTGCTGGAGCTGGGGGCCACCCTAGGCGCCGATGTCCCCTTCTGTCTGGCTGGGGGCTGTCAGCTTTGCACCCATCGAGGCGATCAGTTATCACCCCTTTCTGTTACCCCTGATTGGTATGTTTTGCTGCTCAAACCGCCACTGACCTTGGCCACCAAGGCAGTGTATCAAACCCTAGATCAGATGTCCGAGACCCAAGGAGAGCTGCGGTCCGTAGAGCCGATGGTGGAGGCCTTGGCGCAAAGAAATCTGACCCAGACGGGGCAGACGGTGTTCAACCGGTTGGAGGCGGCTAGCTTTGCCCTGGCCCCGACTCTGAAGCAGTGGAAGGGAAAGCTAGGGGAGGCGGCCCGTCAGGCTGTGGAAGGAGAGGACTTTGCCCTGTTGATGTCCGGCAGTGGTCCAACCCTCTTTGCTCTTTTTCCCAACCAGGCACAGGCCCACAGGGCAGCAAGGTTGTTGGAGCCGGAGCTTGTCGGTGAACTGGCCGGCGGGCAGATCCTGGTCACCGGCCTTGGCCGTCGGGGGGCTGGGATCCTCTAG
- a CDS encoding ribose-phosphate pyrophosphokinase, with protein sequence MLIEQNRRLKIFSGTANPELARDIAKFLGTSLGDCEVKRFKDGEISVRIKETVRGAHVFIVQPTSNPADTNLMELLIMIDAMRRASAREVAAVVPYYGYARQDRKTQPRDPVTAKLVANMITTAGADRVLTMDLHAGQIQGFFDIPSDNLRAMPILAEYFAAKNFEDVVVVSPDVGGVSRAREFANHLSCGLAIVDKRRPEPNVSEVMNVIGDIEGKVAILVDDIIDTAGTIVQAAEALAQRGAKAVYACCSHPVLSPPAVERIANSCLTEVVVTNSIQLPEEKQIDKIKVLSVAPLFSEAIRRIYEELSVSKLFD encoded by the coding sequence GTGTTAATTGAACAGAATCGGAGGTTAAAGATCTTTTCCGGAACAGCCAATCCGGAATTGGCCCGAGACATCGCCAAGTTTTTGGGGACTAGTTTAGGGGATTGCGAAGTTAAGCGCTTCAAAGACGGTGAGATCAGCGTCCGCATCAAGGAAACTGTCCGGGGTGCCCACGTTTTTATCGTGCAGCCCACCAGTAATCCCGCGGATACTAACTTAATGGAACTGTTGATCATGATCGATGCCATGCGCCGGGCGTCGGCCCGGGAAGTGGCGGCGGTGGTTCCCTACTACGGATATGCCCGTCAGGATCGAAAGACCCAGCCTCGGGATCCCGTGACTGCCAAGCTGGTAGCCAACATGATCACCACCGCGGGAGCTGACCGGGTATTGACCATGGACCTGCATGCCGGTCAGATTCAGGGCTTCTTTGATATCCCCAGCGATAACCTTCGAGCGATGCCCATTCTAGCCGAATATTTCGCCGCCAAGAATTTCGAAGACGTGGTTGTTGTCTCCCCGGACGTTGGCGGAGTATCCCGGGCTCGAGAGTTTGCCAATCACCTAAGCTGTGGTCTGGCCATTGTGGACAAGAGACGTCCAGAGCCCAACGTGTCGGAAGTGATGAACGTTATTGGTGACATCGAGGGCAAAGTGGCTATCCTGGTCGATGACATCATCGATACCGCCGGGACCATTGTCCAGGCCGCTGAAGCCTTGGCCCAGCGGGGAGCCAAGGCCGTTTATGCCTGCTGTTCCCACCCAGTATTGTCGCCGCCGGCGGTGGAGCGGATCGCTAACTCCTGCTTGACGGAAGTGGTTGTCACCAACAGCATTCAGCTGCCCGAGGAGAAGCAAATTGACAAGATTAAAGTCCTGTCGGTAGCTCCCTTGTTTAGTGAAGCCATCCGACGGATTTACGAAGAGCTATCGGTGAGCAAGCTCTTTGATTAG
- the glmU gene encoding bifunctional UDP-N-acetylglucosamine diphosphorylase/glucosamine-1-phosphate N-acetyltransferase GlmU gives MEKAAVVLAAGHGTRMRSNKAKVLHEIWGKPMIAHVVETYLAAGIDRIIVVVGHQGAEVEKFLQDYAAVEVVWQREQLGTGHAVMQARQALADGSGPVLVGYGDSPLYRPETLAKLFEQHEAEGAACTCLSAIYRDPTGYGRIVRDEEGNFAAIVEEKDADPEQKKICEINTGVGVYQREALFACLEEVNNDNAQGEYYLTDVPAILRQKGQRVALVVCPDPEETLGINTKVQLAEAAAVMRTRVLEELMLAGVSIIDPATTYIDADVKIAPDTVIYPFTIIQGKTRIDESAIIGPHTRIVDCEIGAGAEIVQSTLLESKVGRETTVGPYAYLRPNSVIGDHVRIGDFVEIKNSNVADYAKIPHLSYVGDADVGVNANVGAGTITCNFDGERKHRTVIADNAFIGSNSNLVAPVSIGEGAYIAAGSTITKDVPAKALGIGRSRQSVREGWVESRKKK, from the coding sequence ATGGAGAAGGCCGCAGTTGTCCTAGCTGCGGGTCACGGAACGCGGATGCGTTCAAATAAGGCCAAGGTGCTCCACGAAATTTGGGGCAAGCCGATGATTGCCCACGTCGTTGAGACCTACTTGGCGGCCGGCATCGACCGGATCATCGTAGTGGTGGGACATCAGGGGGCCGAAGTAGAAAAGTTTCTGCAAGATTACGCAGCGGTAGAAGTTGTCTGGCAACGGGAGCAGTTGGGAACGGGACATGCGGTCATGCAGGCCCGGCAGGCCTTGGCCGATGGGTCTGGTCCGGTCTTGGTGGGTTACGGAGATTCTCCCTTGTATCGTCCCGAGACATTGGCAAAACTCTTTGAGCAGCATGAAGCCGAGGGTGCAGCTTGTACCTGCCTGTCGGCTATTTATCGCGATCCCACGGGCTATGGTCGGATTGTTCGAGACGAAGAGGGGAATTTTGCCGCCATCGTTGAGGAAAAGGATGCCGACCCGGAACAGAAGAAGATCTGCGAGATTAATACCGGAGTCGGCGTCTACCAACGGGAAGCCCTCTTTGCCTGTCTGGAGGAAGTGAACAACGACAATGCCCAGGGAGAGTACTATCTGACCGATGTGCCGGCGATTTTGCGCCAGAAGGGTCAAAGGGTTGCCTTGGTGGTTTGCCCCGATCCCGAAGAAACTTTGGGGATCAATACAAAGGTGCAGCTGGCGGAAGCCGCGGCAGTAATGCGGACCCGGGTCTTAGAAGAGTTGATGCTGGCGGGAGTTTCTATCATTGATCCGGCAACAACCTATATTGACGCCGATGTCAAGATTGCACCGGATACGGTAATCTATCCCTTTACGATAATACAAGGTAAGACCAGGATCGATGAATCCGCGATCATCGGTCCCCATACTCGCATTGTGGATTGTGAGATTGGTGCCGGAGCTGAGATTGTTCAATCTACTCTCCTGGAGTCCAAGGTGGGCCGAGAGACTACCGTTGGCCCCTATGCTTACCTGCGGCCCAACAGCGTGATTGGAGACCACGTTCGCATCGGTGACTTTGTTGAGATTAAGAACAGTAACGTTGCCGACTATGCCAAGATCCCCCATCTGAGCTACGTGGGAGATGCCGATGTAGGTGTCAACGCCAATGTGGGTGCCGGGACCATTACCTGTAACTTTGATGGTGAAAGAAAACACAGGACTGTAATCGCGGACAATGCCTTTATCGGCAGTAACTCTAATTTGGTGGCACCGGTATCCATTGGTGAAGGTGCCTATATTGCTGCCGGCTCCACGATCACCAAGGACGTGCCTGCCAAGGCTTTGGGTATTGGGCGATCGCGACAGTCGGTGCGAGAAGGCTGGGTAGAAAGTCGTAAGAAAAAATAA
- a CDS encoding cyanophycinase has product MGEKVRGNLLIIGGAEDKSGNKEVLAHLAEQIRDKGPLVLVTTASTVGAKVAQGYRAAFAALHVDMEVLPLHSREAANAGGAESALEQAGAVFFSGGDQLRLTSILGGTRFYQLLHERFAEGLLIAGTSAGAAAMSDTMIIDGEDDESPAKGNLSMAPGMGFLEEAVVDQHFAQRGRIGRLVTVVAQNPHILGIGVDENTAIHITSDGFAQVIGANTVTIIDGSKATLTNVSDGTRDGPIAIGNLTLHILSHGYRFDLSTRMPLAAE; this is encoded by the coding sequence ATGGGAGAAAAGGTTAGAGGCAATTTGCTGATTATCGGGGGGGCTGAGGACAAATCCGGCAACAAGGAAGTCCTCGCCCACCTGGCGGAGCAAATCAGGGACAAGGGTCCCCTTGTGTTGGTCACTACGGCCAGCACCGTGGGAGCTAAGGTAGCCCAGGGGTATCGGGCTGCATTTGCTGCCTTGCATGTGGACATGGAAGTGCTTCCCCTGCACAGTCGGGAGGCAGCCAACGCCGGCGGCGCAGAGTCTGCCCTAGAGCAGGCTGGTGCCGTTTTTTTCTCTGGGGGAGACCAACTGCGTCTCACCAGCATTCTCGGCGGCACCAGGTTTTATCAGCTGCTCCATGAGCGCTTCGCCGAGGGTCTTCTGATCGCCGGGACCAGTGCCGGCGCGGCGGCGATGAGCGATACCATGATCATCGACGGCGAAGACGATGAGTCCCCCGCCAAGGGGAATCTTTCGATGGCTCCCGGGATGGGCTTTTTGGAAGAGGCAGTGGTGGATCAACACTTTGCCCAGCGGGGTCGCATCGGGCGTCTGGTCACCGTGGTGGCCCAAAATCCCCATATTCTCGGGATCGGGGTTGACGAAAACACCGCGATTCATATCACCAGCGATGGTTTCGCCCAGGTGATCGGGGCCAATACGGTGACTATTATCGATGGGAGCAAAGCCACCTTGACCAATGTCAGTGATGGGACTAGGGATGGCCCCATTGCCATCGGGAATTTGACCTTGCATATTCTCAGTCATGGATATCGGTTTGACTTGAGTACCAGGATGCCATTAGCTGCGGAATAA
- the cphA gene encoding cyanophycin synthetase, with product MKILSSSTYTGPNIHSYRRVIAIHVDLEEAKDTPTTEVPGFTERLLTVVPGLASHECSLGVPGGFVRRMREGTYMAHVMEHLALELQAAVGCQVSFGRAREMEQSGHSLVVYEYEVPEVGEAAGQTALQLINRLLAGEELPPREEILEPLRQLKAQYGLGATTAAIVEAALARGIPVIRIGDCSLIQLGWGAKQKRIQASTTSSTSCISVDIACDKCLTKQFLEEIGIPTPKARLVESLEGALKAAEEIEGPVVVKPASGNHGNGITVGVRSKEELQQAYALAAELDGTVLIEEQVFGDDYRLLVVGEEVVAAALRKPAAVTGDGTSTIAQLVAATNQDPRRGDGHATPLTKLALDPVSLAVLAEAGYTPGSVPAKGEVVVLRRTANLSTGGTSLDVTDEVHPENKAMALRAVRTIGLDIAGVDLVCKDITAPLAEAGAYIIEINASPGLRMHLYPEEGQPRDVAGLIVNHLFPLGDNGRLPLIAVTGTTGKTTVTRLIRHIISLTGETVGMTTTDGIIIGEELICSGDTTGPWSTGVILKDPRVQAAVVEVARGGILRSGLGYDYSDIAVITNISADHLGQDGIDTLEDLAYVKSLVGECVKPGGYLVLNGDDPRVRAMADHSDGKPIFFTMSQSDAAIRRLGAQGHLVVACKEGRIVVWAGKKETIIASVDTIPITLQGRARHNVANVLAAVGAALGAGVPVELIKRGLETFAASAEMNQGRMNLTEINGVNILIDYGHNPAGYQAALETAQQLTAGRIIGVIGAPGDRPDALLQEVGHIAGRYLDFAIIKEDRDLRGRHQGEVAGILQSAVSKTLSLGNTSIVLDEEEAIVEAVRRADPGDLVVVFYEDWQAVTRALNTLEQTAEPSGAPMPAELVSGALSHRPQPMV from the coding sequence GTGAAGATTCTGTCCAGTAGCACCTATACAGGTCCTAACATTCACAGCTACCGGAGGGTAATTGCCATCCATGTGGATTTGGAGGAGGCAAAGGACACCCCTACGACAGAGGTACCGGGTTTCACGGAACGTCTTCTCACAGTAGTCCCCGGATTGGCCAGTCATGAGTGTTCCCTGGGAGTGCCCGGCGGGTTTGTCCGGCGGATGCGGGAAGGTACATATATGGCCCATGTGATGGAGCATCTGGCCCTGGAACTGCAGGCGGCGGTGGGCTGCCAGGTCTCCTTTGGCCGGGCCCGGGAAATGGAGCAGTCGGGGCACTCCCTAGTGGTCTATGAATATGAAGTTCCCGAGGTGGGGGAGGCCGCGGGCCAGACTGCCCTGCAGCTGATTAATCGGCTGCTGGCCGGTGAGGAACTGCCGCCCAGGGAGGAGATTCTTGAGCCTTTGCGGCAGCTTAAGGCCCAGTATGGCCTAGGGGCAACCACGGCAGCCATCGTGGAGGCTGCGCTGGCTCGGGGAATTCCTGTGATTCGCATCGGTGATTGCTCCTTGATTCAGTTGGGTTGGGGGGCCAAGCAAAAGCGAATTCAAGCCAGCACCACCAGCTCTACTTCCTGTATCAGTGTGGATATCGCCTGCGACAAGTGCCTGACGAAACAGTTTCTCGAAGAGATTGGAATTCCCACCCCCAAGGCTAGACTGGTGGAGAGTTTAGAAGGGGCCCTCAAGGCTGCGGAGGAGATTGAGGGGCCGGTGGTGGTCAAACCGGCTTCCGGCAACCACGGAAATGGAATCACCGTGGGAGTGCGGTCCAAGGAAGAGCTGCAGCAGGCCTATGCCTTGGCCGCGGAGCTGGACGGCACTGTTCTCATCGAAGAGCAAGTCTTTGGCGATGACTATCGCCTGCTGGTGGTGGGAGAAGAAGTGGTGGCTGCCGCCCTGAGAAAGCCGGCAGCGGTTACCGGCGATGGAACCAGTACCATCGCCCAACTGGTTGCCGCGACCAATCAAGATCCCCGGCGGGGAGATGGTCACGCCACACCCCTGACGAAACTGGCCCTAGATCCTGTGTCTCTGGCGGTCTTGGCCGAGGCAGGCTATACTCCAGGCAGTGTCCCGGCTAAGGGGGAAGTGGTGGTACTGCGGCGCACCGCGAACCTCAGTACCGGTGGAACTTCCCTGGATGTCACCGATGAGGTTCACCCAGAGAACAAGGCCATGGCCCTTCGGGCAGTGCGCACCATCGGACTGGATATCGCCGGGGTGGACCTGGTTTGTAAAGACATCACAGCACCCTTAGCAGAGGCTGGGGCCTATATCATTGAGATTAACGCCTCGCCGGGCCTGCGGATGCATCTTTACCCCGAGGAAGGGCAACCCCGGGACGTGGCCGGGTTAATTGTCAATCACCTCTTTCCCCTGGGAGACAATGGGAGACTCCCTTTGATCGCAGTCACAGGCACCACCGGCAAGACCACGGTTACCCGCCTGATTCGCCATATTATCTCCCTTACTGGAGAGACAGTGGGGATGACCACTACCGATGGGATCATAATCGGGGAGGAGTTGATTTGCTCCGGTGACACCACCGGGCCCTGGAGTACCGGTGTGATCCTCAAGGACCCCAGGGTACAGGCCGCGGTGGTGGAAGTGGCCCGAGGAGGGATCCTTCGCTCCGGCCTAGGCTATGACTACAGCGATATCGCGGTGATCACCAATATCAGTGCCGATCATCTCGGTCAGGATGGAATTGACACCCTAGAGGACCTCGCCTATGTTAAAAGCTTAGTCGGTGAGTGTGTGAAACCTGGGGGGTATCTGGTGCTCAACGGCGATGATCCCAGGGTGCGAGCTATGGCGGATCACTCCGACGGAAAGCCCATTTTCTTTACCATGAGCCAAAGCGATGCCGCCATTCGCCGGCTGGGAGCCCAGGGTCATTTGGTGGTGGCCTGTAAAGAGGGTCGGATCGTGGTGTGGGCCGGGAAAAAGGAGACCATTATTGCCTCGGTGGACACCATCCCCATCACCCTGCAGGGAAGGGCCCGGCATAACGTGGCCAACGTCTTGGCTGCGGTGGGGGCGGCTCTGGGAGCAGGAGTGCCCGTGGAACTGATTAAGCGGGGCCTAGAGACCTTTGCTGCCTCGGCAGAGATGAACCAAGGACGGATGAACCTCACGGAGATTAACGGAGTCAACATCCTTATCGACTACGGTCACAACCCCGCGGGGTATCAGGCAGCGCTGGAAACCGCTCAGCAGCTGACCGCCGGGCGGATCATCGGTGTAATTGGAGCCCCGGGAGATCGCCCCGATGCCCTGCTGCAGGAGGTGGGGCATATTGCCGGGCGGTATCTGGACTTTGCGATCATCAAAGAAGATCGGGACCTGCGGGGCCGGCACCAGGGAGAAGTAGCGGGGATTCTTCAGTCGGCAGTGAGTAAAACTCTATCCCTTGGCAATACTTCGATTGTTCTCGATGAGGAGGAGGCCATTGTGGAAGCCGTCCGCAGGGCAGATCCCGGCGATTTGGTTGTCGTCTTCTACGAGGATTGGCAGGCCGTCACCAGGGCCCTTAACACTCTAGAGCAGACGGCAGAACCCTCCGGGGCTCCGATGCCAGCGGAATTGGTCTCCGGTGCCCTGTCCCATCGCCCCCAACCCATGGTATAG
- a CDS encoding DUF342 domain-containing protein, whose translation MNISQEEHSQQLQIPGNANRMYTAEEDQEILDHWWDRSARPDLCRRLGRTKAALAQRFYAIIKEKGISPEEYRRQMRARAQAQAQAAQGTVPSKSEERKGQETPWTREGEMRLWRLTRAGMSLEEISAELGRSVPDCMAKLAELKRENEAYLKVQSEGPEELFFTDPQAAEPMGIVEVPVAEREKVPATGQAEPVEVGAEERSMEEHSTDAAALGLQEELDDSQENDTFTEDSDSDEDIFEALKRFPRQLRRLTSRMDQLELDYQMLREKMEFVLEELGTGIQRTGGIISEHKAEFTTFQKLKEENHRLREQLGELEEQMEREKQELRKTYQEVDFWLGEFLKLRKIEKVASLSDFIPKLKYSYDRFGVLLNIARD comes from the coding sequence ATGAACATTTCGCAAGAAGAGCATTCGCAACAGTTGCAGATCCCAGGCAACGCCAATCGGATGTACACCGCGGAGGAAGATCAAGAGATTTTAGATCATTGGTGGGACCGGTCTGCACGCCCTGATTTGTGTCGTCGCTTGGGGAGAACCAAAGCCGCATTGGCCCAGCGCTTCTACGCGATCATCAAGGAGAAGGGGATCTCCCCGGAGGAGTATCGCCGTCAGATGCGGGCCCGAGCACAGGCTCAAGCCCAAGCCGCCCAGGGGACAGTACCCAGCAAGTCCGAGGAGAGAAAGGGACAAGAGACCCCCTGGACCCGGGAGGGGGAAATGCGGCTTTGGCGGTTAACCCGGGCGGGAATGAGCCTAGAGGAGATCAGTGCGGAATTAGGTAGGTCTGTACCTGACTGCATGGCCAAGCTGGCGGAGCTGAAGCGGGAAAATGAAGCCTATCTCAAGGTCCAATCGGAAGGTCCCGAGGAGCTGTTCTTCACCGATCCCCAGGCTGCAGAGCCCATGGGAATTGTGGAGGTACCAGTGGCAGAACGAGAAAAGGTCCCTGCCACGGGACAAGCAGAGCCCGTAGAAGTTGGCGCAGAAGAGCGCAGCATGGAAGAACACAGTACCGATGCTGCAGCTCTTGGCCTGCAAGAGGAGCTAGATGACAGCCAGGAAAACGATACTTTCACCGAGGACAGTGACAGTGACGAGGATATTTTCGAGGCCCTGAAGCGCTTTCCCCGGCAGCTGCGCAGGCTAACCAGCCGGATGGACCAGCTGGAGCTGGATTACCAGATGCTCCGGGAAAAGATGGAGTTTGTCCTTGAGGAACTGGGCACCGGGATTCAAAGGACCGGTGGAATTATCTCGGAGCACAAGGCGGAGTTTACCACCTTCCAGAAACTGAAGGAAGAAAACCATCGCCTGCGGGAGCAGCTGGGAGAGCTTGAGGAGCAGATGGAAAGGGAAAAGCAGGAGCTGCGCAAGACCTATCAAGAGGTGGACTTCTGGCTAGGGGAGTTCTTGAAGCTGCGCAAGATTGAAAAGGTAGCCAGCCTCAGCGATTTTATTCCCAAACTGAAGTATTCCTACGATCGCTTCGGGGTTCTACTCAACATCGCCAGAGACTAG
- a CDS encoding NTP transferase domain-containing protein — protein sequence MKVDAIVLAGARNDGPLKTRSAAEYEALIAVNGRPLVDYVVQALLDCGQIDRIIIVGPKSLQKLYRDPKIRVKLHRESMVENVKVGLTEVSPEAKVLLVTADIPLLTGEAVTDFLHRCQAHEAAIYYPIVRKESNEAAYPNVERTYLKLKDGVFTGGNLALLEPKVISQCYQLLERVVALRKQPVKLVRMLGLSFIIRLAFNRLTIAEIEKRAERILGFTGVAIESPFPQIGVDVDKPSDLDLVTRILATEGNQQGEVAESAGCEAKIQEA from the coding sequence ATGAAGGTAGATGCGATTGTCTTGGCCGGGGCGAGAAACGATGGCCCATTAAAAACCCGATCCGCGGCGGAATATGAGGCGCTGATTGCAGTCAATGGCCGTCCTTTGGTGGACTATGTGGTCCAGGCATTGCTGGATTGCGGCCAGATTGACCGGATCATCATCGTTGGACCAAAGTCTTTACAGAAGCTGTATCGGGATCCTAAGATCCGGGTCAAGCTCCATCGAGAATCGATGGTAGAGAATGTAAAGGTGGGACTCACGGAAGTTTCGCCGGAGGCCAAGGTGTTGTTAGTGACCGCGGATATTCCACTACTAACCGGGGAAGCCGTAACCGACTTTCTCCATCGGTGCCAAGCCCATGAGGCGGCAATTTACTATCCCATCGTTCGGAAAGAGAGCAATGAAGCCGCCTATCCCAACGTGGAGCGCACATACCTGAAGTTAAAGGACGGAGTCTTCACCGGTGGCAATCTGGCTCTGTTGGAGCCCAAGGTGATCAGCCAGTGTTACCAACTGTTGGAGCGGGTCGTAGCCCTGCGTAAGCAGCCGGTGAAATTGGTGCGGATGTTGGGCCTTTCCTTTATCATTCGGTTAGCCTTTAATCGCTTGACGATAGCAGAGATTGAAAAGCGGGCAGAAAGAATTCTCGGGTTTACTGGAGTGGCGATTGAATCCCCCTTCCCGCAAATTGGCGTCGACGTTGATAAACCCAGCGATTTGGATTTGGTGACAAGGATTTTAGCGACGGAGGGGAACCAGCAGGGCGAAGTTGCAGAGTCGGCGGGATGTGAGGCGAAAATTCAGGAAGCCTAA
- a CDS encoding D-alanyl-D-alanine carboxypeptidase produces MKRICHLLICFLFIPLLFATTALAQAQPSFDVDAPVAMLMVPKTGQILYAKEVDRQLPPASIAKVMTMLLAMEAVEEGRVSLEDEVRVSAFAESMGGSQVWLVAGEVFTLEELMRAIAIPSANDAAVAVAEHVYGSVGAFVDAMNAKARALGMNNTVFTNVTGLPPEDGQQPTMTTARDISIMARELLKYPKVLEWTSIPYAIFRENPLTALWNTNKLIGSYEGADGLKTGYTREAGYCLVGTAQRNGLRLLSIVMQTESDLERQLQSARLLDYGFRAFVPMTVVKKGEALGTIAVENAAREQVPVVAQQELEVLVLSGRQGEVVTELVPNTELSAPIAKGDVLGTYRAVLDGEVVSEVPAVAEEDIAVASWFVRLWRWVRDLILGLVASLRDR; encoded by the coding sequence GTGAAGAGAATTTGTCATCTTCTGATCTGTTTTCTTTTCATACCTTTACTCTTCGCGACGACGGCCTTGGCCCAGGCGCAGCCCAGCTTTGATGTCGATGCGCCGGTGGCCATGCTGATGGTGCCCAAGACCGGTCAGATCCTCTATGCCAAGGAGGTGGACAGGCAGCTGCCGCCGGCCAGTATCGCCAAGGTAATGACGATGCTTTTGGCCATGGAGGCTGTGGAGGAGGGGCGGGTGAGCCTCGAGGATGAGGTACGGGTCAGTGCCTTTGCCGAGAGCATGGGCGGGTCCCAGGTGTGGCTCGTCGCGGGAGAGGTCTTTACCCTGGAGGAGCTGATGCGGGCCATTGCAATTCCCTCTGCCAACGACGCGGCCGTGGCGGTAGCAGAGCATGTTTACGGCAGTGTGGGAGCCTTTGTCGATGCGATGAATGCCAAGGCCCGGGCATTGGGTATGAATAACACTGTATTCACCAACGTCACCGGATTACCGCCGGAGGATGGGCAACAGCCAACGATGACCACCGCTAGGGATATCTCCATCATGGCCAGAGAGCTGCTGAAATACCCTAAGGTTTTGGAGTGGACTTCCATCCCCTATGCGATTTTTCGGGAGAATCCCCTAACGGCATTATGGAATACTAACAAACTGATTGGGTCCTATGAAGGAGCCGATGGCCTCAAAACCGGGTATACCCGGGAAGCGGGATATTGTCTCGTGGGGACTGCCCAGCGCAACGGTCTGCGACTGTTGTCCATCGTGATGCAAACGGAGTCGGATCTGGAGCGGCAGCTGCAGTCGGCACGGCTGTTGGATTACGGTTTTCGGGCCTTTGTACCGATGACGGTGGTCAAAAAGGGCGAGGCCCTTGGAACCATTGCCGTGGAGAATGCCGCCCGGGAACAGGTACCGGTGGTGGCACAGCAGGAACTGGAGGTTCTCGTCCTCAGTGGACGGCAGGGTGAGGTGGTCACTGAGCTGGTGCCCAACACCGAGCTGTCGGCACCCATTGCCAAGGGTGACGTGCTCGGCACCTACCGAGCGGTGCTCGATGGTGAGGTAGTCAGTGAAGTTCCTGCCGTAGCAGAGGAAGATATTGCCGTGGCCAGCTGGTTTGTCCGGTTGTGGCGCTGGGTGCGGGATCTCATCCTTGGTCTAGTTGCTTCCCTGCGGGATCGGTAG
- a CDS encoding GntR family transcriptional regulator — MAGISDWRRISVGRPLEPVRLDEYRPLREIVFDTLRQAIISGDLAPGERLMEVQLAEELGVSRTPVREAIRQLEQEGLVELVPRKGAYVTDISMSDLADVFEIRYALEGLAARLAAERATEEQIRELEDLLEKIDETIEAGDFRRVVELDTQFHELLYAASGNQQLQGILSQLRKQVHRFRLQSLAKPGRMAIALKEHRAIVDAVARRELQAAKERSQEHIQSAAQAYMKAGDSR; from the coding sequence ATGGCCGGTATTAGTGACTGGAGGAGAATATCAGTGGGTAGACCCTTGGAACCGGTACGCTTAGATGAGTATAGACCATTGCGGGAGATTGTCTTTGATACCTTGCGACAAGCTATTATCAGCGGTGACTTAGCCCCTGGGGAAAGGTTAATGGAGGTCCAGTTGGCCGAGGAGCTAGGAGTATCCCGCACTCCAGTACGGGAGGCCATTCGGCAGCTGGAGCAAGAGGGATTGGTGGAGCTAGTTCCTCGCAAGGGAGCCTACGTCACCGATATCTCTATGAGTGATTTGGCCGATGTCTTCGAGATTCGTTACGCCCTGGAGGGACTAGCTGCCCGGCTGGCTGCCGAAAGGGCCACCGAGGAACAGATCCGGGAGCTGGAAGATCTGTTGGAGAAGATCGACGAGACAATAGAGGCCGGAGATTTCCGGCGGGTGGTGGAACTGGATACCCAGTTTCATGAGTTGTTGTACGCAGCCAGCGGTAATCAGCAGCTGCAGGGAATCTTAAGTCAGTTGCGAAAACAGGTTCATAGATTTCGGTTACAGTCTTTGGCAAAACCGGGGCGAATGGCAATCGCACTCAAAGAGCACCGTGCCATTGTCGACGCGGTGGCTCGTCGCGAGCTGCAAGCTGCCAAGGAGCGCTCCCAGGAGCATATCCAGAGTGCTGCCCAGGCCTATATGAAGGCCGGGGATTCTCGGTAG